One window from the genome of bacterium BMS3Abin08 encodes:
- the cysL_1 gene encoding HTH-type transcriptional regulator CysL produces the protein MDIHHLRVFLSVYRHRSFSKASKGLYLSQPTVSEHIKTLEDELNCRLFDRLGRTIIPTEEAGLLYPLAEQIIEQVESIKGKILSAGRDLTGDILLGASTIPGTYILPYVISDFKKMNPGVSFRVIIEDSRRITEMVLNHDLVLGVVGAEMDNESLEFEPFIEDELVLAVSGDLADGDPIGLEELSDIPFVIREEGSGTRKTVQRYLSARGMDLARLNIVAELGSTDSVKEAIKAGLGASILSRVAIREELEREILKEVGINGLKMERNFFFVTHRKRTLPRPYRAFLSYMKNMKPRL, from the coding sequence ATGGATATTCATCACCTGAGGGTATTTCTCTCTGTGTACAGGCACAGGAGTTTCTCAAAGGCATCTAAAGGCCTCTATCTCAGCCAGCCCACGGTCAGTGAGCATATAAAAACCCTTGAAGACGAACTGAACTGCCGTCTCTTTGACCGGCTGGGACGTACGATAATACCCACGGAAGAGGCCGGCCTGCTTTACCCGCTTGCAGAACAGATTATCGAACAGGTGGAGTCGATCAAAGGGAAGATACTCTCAGCAGGGAGAGACCTCACCGGTGACATCCTGTTGGGGGCAAGTACAATACCGGGCACATACATCCTTCCCTACGTTATATCGGATTTCAAGAAGATGAACCCTGGAGTCTCTTTCCGGGTCATTATAGAGGATTCCCGAAGGATAACGGAAATGGTCTTAAACCATGACCTGGTATTAGGGGTTGTTGGTGCGGAAATGGATAATGAGAGCCTTGAATTCGAGCCCTTTATAGAGGACGAACTTGTATTGGCTGTAAGCGGGGACCTTGCCGACGGTGATCCGATAGGGCTTGAGGAGTTGAGCGATATCCCTTTTGTTATCCGTGAGGAGGGCTCCGGGACGAGGAAGACGGTGCAACGGTACCTCTCAGCCCGCGGCATGGATTTAGCCCGGTTGAATATAGTAGCAGAACTCGGTTCTACCGATTCTGTGAAAGAGGCAATAAAGGCGGGGCTTGGGGCATCCATACTCTCGAGGGTCGCTATCAGGGAAGAGCTGGAGAGGGAGATATTAAAGGAGGTCGGAATCAATGGTCTCAAGATGGAGAGGAATTTCTTTTTTGTCACCCATAGAAAAAGGACCCTGCCGCGTCCTTACCGGGCATTTTTGAGTTATATGAAAAACATGAAGCCCCGACTATGA
- a CDS encoding sirA-like protein: MVIDARGLGCPKPVVMAEDALDGIDEGTVKVLVDNEASVRNLTRFADKKGMHSGTERMDGYWGVTITKGYTCDMPESREEAVESGGAPEEQIKGILMIIGTDSLGRDEDIGRILMKGFLETMKITGELPDMIFFLNAGVKLTTVNDETVPIIKELERMGVEIFSCGTCLKHYDLESDLKAGYRGTTNHIVEGLQDFKKVVWV; encoded by the coding sequence ATGGTTATAGACGCGCGCGGGCTTGGATGCCCTAAGCCGGTTGTCATGGCTGAGGATGCATTGGACGGGATTGACGAAGGCACCGTAAAGGTACTTGTGGACAATGAGGCATCGGTAAGGAACCTTACAAGGTTTGCCGATAAAAAGGGCATGCACTCCGGTACGGAGAGGATGGATGGCTACTGGGGCGTAACCATTACAAAGGGTTATACCTGTGATATGCCGGAATCCCGGGAGGAAGCGGTAGAAAGCGGGGGTGCCCCCGAGGAGCAAATTAAGGGGATACTCATGATCATCGGTACGGATTCACTTGGCAGGGACGAGGACATCGGGAGGATCCTCATGAAGGGTTTTCTTGAGACAATGAAGATAACGGGTGAGCTTCCGGATATGATCTTCTTCCTGAACGCAGGGGTGAAGCTTACCACGGTGAATGATGAAACCGTCCCGATAATAAAGGAACTGGAAAGAATGGGAGTTGAGATTTTCTCCTGTGGGACATGCCTGAAACACTATGATCTTGAGTCTGATTTGAAGGCCGGATATCGTGGAACGACAAACCACATTGTAGAGGGATTGCAGGACTTTAAAAAGGTTGTTTGGGTTTAG
- the aroK gene encoding shikimate kinase, with the protein MKNIVLTGFMGTGKSAVGRELARRLGMRLIELDEEIEKAEGITINEIFSRHGEQYFRDRETEIAKEFASMDNIVISTGGGIVLRDENIEALGEKGIIVCLTATPETIHKRTSTSDERPLLNMEDPLGRIRDLLEFREPFYKKADIIVETDSLTPLEIADEIIDRLRQTG; encoded by the coding sequence ATGAAGAACATAGTCCTTACAGGGTTTATGGGAACGGGCAAGAGTGCGGTAGGCAGGGAGCTGGCACGCAGGCTCGGAATGAGGCTTATCGAGCTTGACGAGGAGATAGAGAAGGCTGAGGGTATAACCATCAATGAGATCTTCAGCCGCCATGGGGAACAATACTTCCGCGACCGGGAAACCGAAATTGCAAAAGAGTTCGCCTCTATGGATAACATTGTAATCTCAACAGGCGGGGGGATAGTGTTACGTGATGAGAACATTGAGGCGCTCGGAGAAAAAGGAATTATTGTCTGTCTTACCGCAACACCTGAAACCATTCATAAGAGGACTTCCACGTCCGATGAACGCCCCTTATTAAACATGGAAGACCCCCTCGGAAGGATAAGGGACCTCCTTGAGTTCAGGGAGCCCTTTTACAAAAAAGCCGATATTATTGTCGAAACCGATTCCTTAACCCCCCTTGAGATAGCAGATGAAATTATAGATAGACTCCGGCAGACAGGATAA